A stretch of the Euleptes europaea isolate rEulEur1 chromosome 14, rEulEur1.hap1, whole genome shotgun sequence genome encodes the following:
- the ST6GALNAC6 gene encoding alpha-N-acetylgalactosaminide alpha-2,6-sialyltransferase 6: protein MENNASPRAAFFLILFGLVTLLIIYSSNSRSEDFHYTSSVGKIHLPPSLKEWEVKNEYLPVSGNKTLDHHCNQCAIITSSSHLLGSKLGPEIDQMECTIRMNDAPTTGYEADVGNKTTFRVVAHSSLYRVLKRPQEFVNRTPGTILIFWGPPRRMQQVFNKVIQRASMSFPNMSAFVASGRRMEQFDRLFRKETGKDRLTSRSWLSTGWFTMVIAIELCDRVHVYGMVPPNYCTSKNPLPRKMPYHYYDPKGPDECFTYIHNEQSRQGNHHRFITEKRVFANWATLYNITFSHPDWD, encoded by the exons ATGGAAAACAATGCG AGTCCTCGTGCTGCTTTCTTTCTCATCCTGTTCGGTCTGGTCACGCTGCTGATAATCTACAGTTCCAACAGCAGGAGTGAGGACTTCCACTACACCTCCTCGGTAGGAAAGATCCATCTGCCTCCTAGCTTGAAGGAATGGGAGGTGAAGAACGAATACCTCCCCGTTTCTGGAAACAAG aCCTTAGACCATCACTGCAACCAGTGTGCGATCATCACCAGTTCCAGCCACCTCCTTGGGAGCAAACTAGGTCCAGAAATCGACCAGATGGAGTGCACAATCCGCATGAATGACGCTCCCACCACGGGGTACGAAGCAGACGTTGGTAACAAAACCACTTTCCGGGTGGTAGCCCACTCGAGCCTCTACAGGGTCCTGAAGCGGCCACAGGAGTTTGTGAACAGGACCCCGGGCACCATCTTGATCTTCTGGGGGCCTCCCCGCAGGATGCAGCAGGTCTTCAACAAGGTCATCCAACGGGCCAGCATGTCGTTCCCCAACATGTCGGCTTTTGTGGCTTCTGGCAGGCGCATGGAACAATTTGACAGGCTGTTCAGGAAAGAGACTGGAAAGGACAG ACTGACGTCGCGGTCCTGGCTGAGCACGGGCTGGTTCACCATGGTGATCGCCATTGAGCTGTGTGACAGAGTTCATGTTTATGGGATGGTCCCCCCTAATTACTGCAC TAGTAAGAATCCTCTGCCTCGTAAGATGCCGTATCACTACTATGATCCGAAGGGCCCAGACGAATGCTTCACCTACATCCACAACGAGCAGAGCCGCCAGGGCAACCACCACCGGTTCATCACCGAGAAACGGGTCTTTGCCAACTGGGCAACCCTCTACAACATCACCTTCTCCCACCCGGACTGGGATTAG